The Sander lucioperca isolate FBNREF2018 chromosome 15, SLUC_FBN_1.2, whole genome shotgun sequence genome window below encodes:
- the npas4l gene encoding neuronal PAS domain-containing protein 4-like, with protein sequence MPFFFLLPHRLSWMSCVVFVGYKRKDATLLIQSRACKGGYISVEMNIWCKCHVSAPCTSHHLPEGHRTSCRRFRSTKGASKARRDHINHEIRNMRTLLPITQEDQERLSYLHSMAAICAYIRKSVLFQGLPAGARSHCSLPYEAFLQALHGFILVTTAQGRLVYVSENVAEYLGLSMIDVLQGDTFYDMVERSHDIHIVKSNLDIKNNSSSERSFICCMQTSKAFKLQHGSCCSMMVRGSFQSFPQPCPSSSSACPNNQPLFVALCTPTVNRLRSSDSHFCHSFNSVHRLDMSFTQLSDSVVYFLGCSAEEMTGRSWYGLVHPEDLSLSADFHRSLMQADDGFQVEMVLRLQCKDLSWTWVYIRANKDSECQSVSCANFIISETEARFLQEKISRAAFRPSSLSLTNSCHFAGQQAPQAQSHNNAKCVKRQRSFDSQSEEPGAKARRESEPDLYFVVCVSSRGDSSPFPLGDSPALFTPPYSPASSSSPLQQRELSHDLLMDVHGYTDQLLSSPECSPSYYSYPEAGLTCHQSPSDSLPAAAEQTFDQAASPLSSSSPTYNFQTCSADARLVPDCLSVSDMCEGPVDCALHQDDFSLLEQPQGGSLVQVHHVPHHVLPIHSSLLTPNQSPTSTESNHYNEREQAEISILTQQISSLASSFAMYHTLSPLQNVAQPATTNTLPSACDWPHHPPLPSASPLKREMVLDGGVFDSILKDLDAVTRKSSVSGPGDVACSYQQGLLRCRSGPHQLEQEPLWLSTPITEDLLPAEQFTAMDPFSLQSGHYDQNTELHQLNHYMQSGLRQDGLAEENLY encoded by the exons atgccatttttttttcttcttccccaCCGGCTGAGTTGGATGAGTTGTGTCGTGTTTGTGGGCTATAAAAGGAAGGACGCGACACTCCTCATCCAGTCCAGAGCCTGCAAAG GTGGCTACATCAGCGTCGAAATGAATATTTGGTGCAAATGTCATGTTAGTGCTCCGTGCACGTCTCATCATCTGCCCGAGGGTCACCGCACCTCCTGCAGGAGGTTCAG ATCCACCAAAGGAGCGTCCAAAGCCCGACGGGACCACATCAATCATGAGATCAGGAATATGCGCACTCTGTTGCCCATCACCCAGGAGGACCAGGAGCGTCTCTCCTACCTGCACTCCATGGCCGCCATCTGCGCCTACATCAGGAAGTCTGTTCTCTTCCAGG GACTCCCAGCTGGGGCGAGATCACACTGCTCTCTGCCATACGAGGCCTTTCTTCAAGCCTTGCACGGCTTCATTCTGGTCACTACCGCACAGGGGAGGCTGGTCTATGTGTCTGAAAATGTAGCAGAATATCTCGGTCTTTCCATG ATAGATGTGCTTCAAGGAGACACTTTCTATGACATGGTGGAACGCTCACATGACATTCATATTGTTAAATCAAACCTGGACATTAAAAACAACTCATCA TCAGAGAGGAGCTTTATATGTTGTATGCAAACCTCCAAGGCCTTCAAGCTGCAACACGGCAGCTGCTGTTCCATGATGGTCAGAGGGAGCTTCCAGTCTTTCCCTCAGCCTTGTCCGTCCTCGTCTTCAGCCTGTCCCAACAACCAGCCTCTGTTTGTGGCCCTCTGCACCCCCACGGTCAACCGCCTGCGGAGCTCGGACTCCCACTTCTGTCACAGCTTCAACAGTGTCCACAGACTCGATATGTCCTTTACTCAGCTGTCCGACAG TGTTGTATATTTTTTGGGGTGTTCGGCAGAAGAGATGACTGGTCGGTCGTGGTATGGTCTTGTCCACCCTGAAGATCTTTCTTTGAGTGCAGATTTTCACAGAAGTTTAA TGCAGGCAGATGACGGCTTCCAGGTAGAGATGGTGCTCAGACTCCAGTGTAAGGATCTCTCGTGGACCTGGGTCTACATTCGAGCTAACAAAGACTCTGAGTGCCAGAGCGTGAGCTGCGCTAACTTCATCATCAG TGAAACGGAGGCCAGATTTCTGCAGGAGAAAATCAGCAGAGCTGCCTTCAGGCCATCATCTCTATCTCTGACAAATTCATGCCATTTTGCGGGTCAACAGGCGCCCCAAGCTCAGAGCCACAACAACGCTAAATGTGTTAAAAGACAGAGGAGTTTTGACAGCCAAAGCGAGGAGCCAGGTGCCAAAGCTAGGCGGGAGTCCGAGCCAGACTTATActttgtggtgtgtgtctcctcccGAGGCGATAGCTCACCTTTTCCCTTGGGTGACAGCCCTGCTCTCTTCACCCCTCCCTACAGCCcagcctcctccagctcccCTCTGCAGCAGCGGGAGCTCAGCCATGACCTCCTGATGGATGTGCATGGATACACAGATCAGCTGCTGTCTTCCCCTGAGTGCTCTCCCTCCTATTATTCCTACCCAGAGGCAGGGCTTACTTGTCACCAATCACCCTCCGACTCCCTCCCTGCAGCCGCTGAACAAACCTTTGATCAGGCAGCCTCTCCACTCTCTTCCTCATCTCCGACCTACAATTTCCAAACTTGTTCCGCCGATGCTCGATTAGTTCctgactgcctgtctgtgtcGGACATGTGTGAGGGCCCCGTGGACTGTGCTCTGCATCAAGACGACTTCAGCCTTCTAGAGCAGCCACAAGGTGGCAGCCTTGTCCAAGTGCATCATGTTCCCCACCATGTGTTGCCCATACATTCCAGCCTTCTTACCCCCAACCAATCTCCCACATCCACAGAGTCTAACCATTACAACGAGAGGGAACAGGCAGAGATCAGTATTCTGACTCAGCAGATCTCCTCCCTGGCCAGCAGCTTTGCCATGTATCACACCCTAAGTCCGCTTCAAAATGTGGCCCAACCTGCCACCACTAATACCCTGCCCTCTGCCTGCGACTGGCCCCATCACCCTCCTCTCCCCTCAGCCTCTCCGCTTAAGCGCGAGATGGTCCTCGATGGCGGCGTGTTCGACAGCATTCTGAAAGACCTGGACGCGGTTACAAGGAAAAGCAGCGTGTCCGGCCCCGGTGATGTAGCATGCAGCTACCAGCAGGGCTTGTTGCGCTGCAGGAGTGGGCCCCATCAGTTGGAGCAGGAGCCCCTCTGGCTCTCCACGCCCATCACAGAGGACCTGCTGCCTGCAGAGCAGTTCACTGCCATGGATCCCTTCAGTTTGCAGTCGGGACACTATGACCAAAACACTGAGTTGCATCAACTCAACCACTATATGCAGAGTGGCCTTCGGCAAG ATGGACTTGCTGAAGAAAACCTGTACTGA